From the genome of Myxococcota bacterium:
GTCGAGTCACTCGACGTGCGCTACGGGGCGATCCACGCGCTGCGCGGCGTGTCGTTCGAGGCCCGCGCCGGCGAGATCGTGAGCCTGATCGGCTCGAACGGCGCGGGCAAGTCGACGCTCTTGCGCGCGATCTCGGGCCTGATCCACCCCGCGTCCGGGCGCGTCGCGCTGCGCGGGCAGGACGTGACTCGCGCGGCGCCCGAGGCGATCGTCGCGCTCGGCTGCTCCCACGTGCCCGAGGGCCGGCGCATCTTCGCGAACCTGACCGTGCTCGAGAACCTGCAGATGGGCGCGTGGCCGGGCCGCGCGCCCGAGAAGGCGGGGCTGGAGCGCGTGCTCGGCCTGTTCCCGCGCCTCGCCGAGCGACTCACCCAGGCCGGCGGCACGCTCTCGGGCGGCGAGCAGCAGATGCTGGCGATCGGCCGCGCGCTGATGGCGGCGCCGGCGGTGCTCCTGCTCGACGAGCCGTCGCTCGGACTCGCGCCGCTCCTGGTGCGCCAGATCTTCGAGATCGTGCGCGAGATCAACGGCCAGGGTACGACCGTGGTGCTGGTGGAGCAGAACGCCCACCAGGCCCTGCGCCTGGCGAAGCGCGCCTATGTGCTCGAGACCGGGTCACTCGCGCTCTCGGGCGAGGCCTCGGAGCTGGCGCGCGATCCGCGGGTGCGACGCGCCTATCTCGGCGAGGCGGCTCCGGGGTAGAATCGGCCGGGATGGACCTGCGCAGACACGCTCCGAACGCTCTCTCCGGTCTGCGCATCGCGCTGGTGCCGGTGTTGCTGTGGCTTTCATTTCGAGGACACCCGACGGCGTTTCTCGTGACCTTCGCGTTCTCGCTCTCGACCGACTTGCTCGACGGCTACCTCGCGCGCCGCTTCCGCTCGGGCACGCTGCTCGGCGCGAAGCTCGACAGCTGGGGCGACTTCGCGACCTATGCCGCCTTTCCGCTGTGCGCGTGGTGGGCGTTCCACGACAAGGTCACCGAGCAGCTTCCGTTCGTGATCGCCGCGCTGGTCGGGTTCCTGGCGCCGACGGTGATCGGGCTCGCGAAATTCCGGCGCATCACCAGCTACCATACGCGCCTGGCGAAGGCGGTCGCGATCGTGATGGGGGTGGGTTTGATCCTGTATCTCGGCTTCGGGGTCGCGGGATTCTTCCAGGCAGCGGTGTTGTTTCTCATGCTCGAGGCGATCGAAGAGGTCGCCATCACCGCCGTGCTGCCGGGGTGGCGCGCCAACGTGCCGTCGTTCGCCGCCGCGCTGCGCATCGCGCGCGCCGCGAAGCCGGCGCTCTTGCTGGCGCTGGCGCTCGTGGGTCTGGCGGGGCGGGCCGCCGCGCAGGCAGCGCTGCCCGACCTCACGCCCGACGTCTCGGACCTGCTCGTCGAGTACGACACGAGCGTCGACGAGGGCGACGTGGCCGAGGGCTGCGCGGCCGCGACCGATCACCGCGACCTGGTGCGACTCAGTCTCACCACGCGCAACGACGGCCCGGGCGAGGAGGAGCTCGGCGACCCGATGTGCCCGAACTGCCTGACCCACCCCGACGAGGTGTGCGGCAACCCGCTGTTCATCTGCAGCCCGGCGGGCGGTCACGACCACCCGCACTACCAGGACTTCCTGCGCTACGAGATCGTCGACCCCAACGACCCCAACGGCACGGTCGCGGTGGGCGGCAAGCGCAGCTTCTGCCTCGAGGACACCGACTGCGAGCCCGGCTTCAAGGG
Proteins encoded in this window:
- a CDS encoding ABC transporter ATP-binding protein; translation: MLSVESLDVRYGAIHALRGVSFEARAGEIVSLIGSNGAGKSTLLRAISGLIHPASGRVALRGQDVTRAAPEAIVALGCSHVPEGRRIFANLTVLENLQMGAWPGRAPEKAGLERVLGLFPRLAERLTQAGGTLSGGEQQMLAIGRALMAAPAVLLLDEPSLGLAPLLVRQIFEIVREINGQGTTVVLVEQNAHQALRLAKRAYVLETGSLALSGEASELARDPRVRRAYLGEAAPG
- a CDS encoding lysyl oxidase family protein, giving the protein MDLRRHAPNALSGLRIALVPVLLWLSFRGHPTAFLVTFAFSLSTDLLDGYLARRFRSGTLLGAKLDSWGDFATYAAFPLCAWWAFHDKVTEQLPFVIAALVGFLAPTVIGLAKFRRITSYHTRLAKAVAIVMGVGLILYLGFGVAGFFQAAVLFLMLEAIEEVAITAVLPGWRANVPSFAAALRIARAAKPALLLALALVGLAGRAAAQAALPDLTPDVSDLLVEYDTSVDEGDVAEGCAAATDHRDLVRLSLTTRNDGPGEEELGDPMCPNCLTHPDEVCGNPLFICSPAGGHDHPHYQDFLRYEIVDPNDPNGTVAVGGKRSFCLEDTDCEPGFKGSHTCEDQGLNPHCSDTYPYWLGCQYVDVTDLPDGTYDLRVTVDPLGQIAETDETNNVRITTGILISRAAPTDHTLDGGALLLKGASVLRVKANSLDKLDLSTPDFDPTVAGATLVVTDTGAGEQIAFGLPASGWKRVGKASGPRMFRYKGDGSDLDPCRSVQLSRGGLRARCSLAGDHEHIPLPVKGDVAVQLMLSGGQRLCASFGGVNVRNDSTLVKRRNADPDGCSLD